ACTTCAACATCAAGCTAAGAAAAATATGTTTGTACACTAGTAGAAATAATATGGCTTTTTTAAGAATATTTCCCTATTTTTTGAAAAAATGAGGTCAAAATGGATAATGGTGATATATTTAGACGATTGAGGTATATATTGGATCTGGATGATTCTAGTATTGTGGAAACTTTTAGATCTGGAGGATTAGAAGTTGAATGGAGTAAAATTTATTCATGGCTCAAAAAAGATGATGATCCAGCCTATACAAAAATGCATGACAAAAATTTGGCTCACTTTTTAAATGGTATAATAATCAGCAAAAGAGGTAAAAAGGATGATCAACCTATGATTGCTGAAAAAAAATTGGACAACAATCTGATTATTAAAAAATTAAAGATTGCTTTTAATCTAAAATCAGAAGATATCGTTAAACTATTGGATTTAACAAATCTGATAGTTAGTGAAAATGAGGTTACTGCTTTTTTCAGAAGAAAAGATCATAAACACTATAGAGAGTGTAAAGATCAGTTTTTAAGAGCTTTTTTGAAAGGATTACAGATTAATTTACGGGGCGAATCATCAAAATCTATGGAAGAAGTTGAATAATGGCTGAAATGATGAGATTACAGAAATATCTGGCTTCTAAAGGATATGGTTCAAGACGAAAGTGTGAAGAGTTCATTGGTCAGGGTATTGTTAAAGTAAATGGTGAAACTGCCACCCTTGGAATGTCAATTGATCCAGAAATCGACAAAGTTGAAATTCAGTCAGAAGTTGTTGAAAAAGAAAAAAGTGAGTATATCTATATCATGTTAAACAAACCTGTTGGTTATATCACAAGTCTTAAACAAGAAGATAGTGATTGCCCTCTGGTAGTAGATCTTGTGAAAGGTTTTGGACGAATATACCCTGTAGGAAGATTAGATAAAGAATCTTCAGGTTTAATCATTCTAACCAATGATGGAGAGTTTGCCTTTAAACTAACCCATCCTTCATTTGAAAAAGAGAAAGAGTATTTAGTTGAAACACGTGATCCTATAGCCTTGTCATCGATAGATAAGTTTAGAAAAGGTATCAAAATTGAAGGAAAAATGACCTATCCTGCCAAAGCTAAAAGATTGTCACCTAATACTTTTACAATTGTGTTAAGTGAAGGTAGGAACAGGCAGATTC
Above is a genomic segment from Candidatus Delongbacteria bacterium containing:
- a CDS encoding DUF1456 family protein; the protein is MDNGDIFRRLRYILDLDDSSIVETFRSGGLEVEWSKIYSWLKKDDDPAYTKMHDKNLAHFLNGIIISKRGKKDDQPMIAEKKLDNNLIIKKLKIAFNLKSEDIVKLLDLTNLIVSENEVTAFFRRKDHKHYRECKDQFLRAFLKGLQINLRGESSKSMEEVE
- a CDS encoding rRNA pseudouridine synthase, encoding MAEMMRLQKYLASKGYGSRRKCEEFIGQGIVKVNGETATLGMSIDPEIDKVEIQSEVVEKEKSEYIYIMLNKPVGYITSLKQEDSDCPLVVDLVKGFGRIYPVGRLDKESSGLIILTNDGEFAFKLTHPSFEKEKEYLVETRDPIALSSIDKFRKGIKIEGKMTYPAKAKRLSPNTFTIVLSEGRNRQIRKMVQKVGNEVVSLKRIRIKDLKLGDLEIGKYRLLSTREVESLIRD